The Mesorhizobium opportunistum WSM2075 DNA window GTCAATTGCTCGGCCTGCCCCTGGGCGGTGAAGCCCGAAACGATGACCGCGCCCTGGCCGACGGCGTAGATCTCGCCGTCCGCCGCTTTCAGCGGCGTCATGATCAGCGTGCCGCCGGCAAGCGAGGTCGCGTCGCCCATCGAGGAGACGTCGATGTCGATGCGCGCGCCCGACTGCACATAGGGCGGCATGTTGGCGGTGACGATAACGGCGGCGACGTTCTTGGCGCGTGCGCTGCCGCCTTCGGTGGCGATGCCGAGGTTTTCGAGCATGGCGCGGATCGATTGTTCGGTGAACGGCGAATTGCGCAGGCTGTCACCCGATCCGGCAAGCCCGATGACCAGGCCGTAGCCGACGAGCTGGTTGTCGCGCGAACTCTGCAGCTGGGCGATGTCCTTGATGCGCGAGGCGACCTGGCCAGGCGGCAGCGAGCTCGGCCCGGGCGAAACGCGGAACATGCGGGTGGTGGTGGCCGGATCATATTCGGGATCGTCGTAGACGCCGCCATTCCTGGCCGCGAGTTCGCGCTTGGCCTTGGGCGTCAGGCCGTCAGCCAGCGCCGGCTGCAGGCCGAGCAAGGCCGCCAGCAGAAGGGCAAGCGGACGCATCATGAAGCGCTGACCTGGATGGTTCCGTCGGCCATCACCGTGCCGGAGAGGATCTTGCCGCTGTCGCTGTTGCGAACCTTGATGAGGTCGCCGGCGGAACCTGGCTGCAACGTCACGGCTGTGGCCGATATCGTCAGGCCGCCCGAGATGAAGAATACCTGAACGGCAGCACCCTGTTCAACCAGCCAGGCATCGCGAATGGCTGTCGAAGGAATATAGCGGCCGGGCAGCAGCGTGCGCTTGGCGACCTTGCCCTGGAGTTCCTCGGCCACCGTCGCCATCGCCTCGGGCTTGTGCTTGCCCGGGATCAGGGTCACCTGTTTCAAGGCGGTGAGCTCGATGGTCTCGCCGGGATAGATGACCCGGTTGGGGATCAGCACGACCTCGCCGACGGCTTGATTGCTGGCGATCTGAGTGGCTGATTGATTTGCCGATTGACCTGCCGATTGGTTTGTCGATTCCTGGGCGAAAGCCGGCATGCCACCGGTCACCAGCGCAAGGACGAGCGCGGTGCGGCGGAATGCGGAGCAGGAGATCGGCATGGCCATCGTTACCTGATGTTCTTGGAGACGACGGAGGCCATGTCGTCGGCGGCCTGAATGACCTTGGAGTTCATCTCATAGGCGCGCTGCGCCGAGATCAACTCGGTGATTTCCTTGACCGGATCGACGTTGGAGGCCTCGAGGTAACCCTGCTGGATGGTGGCGAAGCCGGGGTCGCCGGGGACGCCGACATTGGCCGGGCCGGAGGCGGTTGTTTCCTGGAACAGATTGTCGCCGAGCGGGGCGAGGCCCGCCTCGTTGGCGAAGTTCGCGATCTGAAGCTGGCCGAGGTTCTGCAGGTCGGTCTGGCCGTCGATGCGGGCGAAGACCTGGCCGGTCTTGTTGACGATGACCTCGACGGCATCGACAGGCACGTTGATGGCCGGAATGACACTGGCGCCGTCCACGGTCACCAACTGGCCGGTGGCGTTGGTGTTGAAGGCACCGGCGCGGCTGTAGAGCGTGCCGCCATCGGCGCCCTCGATCTGGAACCAGCCCCGGCCGGTGAGCGCCATGTCGAAACTGTTGCCGGTGCTGGTCAGTTCGCCCTGGGTGTGGACGTTGCGCACGGCGGTCGTCTTGACGCCGAGGCCGATCGAGACGCCTTCCGGCACCAGCGAGGCGTTGGAGCGGTTGGGTACGCCTTGCGTGCGGTCGACCTGATAGAGCAGGTCGGAGAATTCGGCGCGTGCCCGCTTGTAGCCGGTGGTGTTGATGTTGGCGATGTTGTTGGCGATGACTTCCAGATTTGTCTGCTGGGCATTCATGCCGGTGGCGGCGATGGCGAGTGCTTTCATGACCTACTCCTCAGATGCCCATACGACTGACTTCGAGATAGGCCGAAACGACCTTGTCGCGGATGGCGACGGCGGTCTGAAGCGCCTGCTGCGCGCTCATCACGGCATCGACGACCTGGCGGGTATCGGCGTCGCCCTTGAGCGCCTGCATCGACACCTGCTCGGCATTCTGCATCGTGCTGACGGTCTTGGAGGCGGCCTGGCTCAGCGCCTCGGCGAAGGACGTGCCAAGGTTACCGGGCGCCGCGGGCGCAACGCCGCCTTGAAGCAGGTCCGTCGCCGTGTCGCCCAGCCCAGGCTTCAGGTTAAGCGCGCCGATGCCGTTCACGATCATTGGTTCCTCATCAGGTCGATG harbors:
- the flgA gene encoding flagellar basal body P-ring formation chaperone FlgA, encoding MAMPISCSAFRRTALVLALVTGGMPAFAQESTNQSAGQSANQSATQIASNQAVGEVVLIPNRVIYPGETIELTALKQVTLIPGKHKPEAMATVAEELQGKVAKRTLLPGRYIPSTAIRDAWLVEQGAAVQVFFISGGLTISATAVTLQPGSAGDLIKVRNSDSGKILSGTVMADGTIQVSAS
- the flgG gene encoding flagellar basal-body rod protein FlgG, which translates into the protein MKALAIAATGMNAQQTNLEVIANNIANINTTGYKRARAEFSDLLYQVDRTQGVPNRSNASLVPEGVSIGLGVKTTAVRNVHTQGELTSTGNSFDMALTGRGWFQIEGADGGTLYSRAGAFNTNATGQLVTVDGASVIPAINVPVDAVEVIVNKTGQVFARIDGQTDLQNLGQLQIANFANEAGLAPLGDNLFQETTASGPANVGVPGDPGFATIQQGYLEASNVDPVKEITELISAQRAYEMNSKVIQAADDMASVVSKNIR
- a CDS encoding flagellar hook-basal body complex protein FliE, which encodes MIVNGIGALNLKPGLGDTATDLLQGGVAPAAPGNLGTSFAEALSQAASKTVSTMQNAEQVSMQALKGDADTRQVVDAVMSAQQALQTAVAIRDKVVSAYLEVSRMGI